The Gossypium hirsutum isolate 1008001.06 chromosome A03, Gossypium_hirsutum_v2.1, whole genome shotgun sequence genome contains the following window.
aaatatatatgattaaatcaaaattaaaatttcacttaattaaaaattcatgtatataattttaaaatttatctcttAAAAATATTGGTTTGTTgtactttaaaaacatgaaaattctGTACTtgtggaaaatcattaaaattccaGAAAAGGGGTAATAATGGAAAAGCAAAGAACAGTGAAGGGGATTTGTTAATTGTAGAAAGGAAAAGATAGAATAAGAGGAAGGGTGTTAGAGTTACACACGTGGCTAAATAATGGATTCCGTTTTAAGGAATTAGCTCTGTGTGTGTCTTTCTAGAACACGAAAAAGCAAAGCCAGCCAGCCAACCGAACACACATTGAAGTGTGCCAAAAAACCAAAACACAGGAATGTTACGGCAGAACAGACGATACCATTCCCAAGCTGCTATCTTACAACCAATTATCTTTTCACCAAGTTATGGGcactcaatttatttatttatttatttcttattttttaatatttttgtttggcATATAAGCCTTCAACGTGGAGCATCATTTAgggaataaataaatgaatgaataaagaATTTAAGAAGGAAATGGAGGAGTGTTGTTAATAAAAAAATGGTGGCAAAAGTGATTTCTTCAATCAAATGGCAAACATGATTTGTAGTTGTAAGTAATATATGCcataattttggatttttatttaatatgttgTTTGTAtttgatataattaaaaaatatattattaacaattGAGTTTTAGTTTGGTTGGCATGAGTATTATTATCAATTTAGAAGAACGTGAATTTAACTGTGCTGAAAcacattatccttttatttatgagTTGATGAGTGAAACAACGTTCTCTTTTCATGGTTCAGATTTTATTTTTGTctctaaacttcaaaattttcaattgagtCCTAAAATATTAGTATTCAATAAAGCTTTTTGTCACTTAAATGGTAgctcaaatataaattataagcaTGTGTGTACTTACTGCATTAACAGCTTGGGTTCATAGTGTTAAAAAGAAATAGCCCTCCTATATCTTTGCTATTTCTTTTTAACACGTCATATTCAAGTTGTTGATGCGATATACATACATACGATTATAATTTAACCCacgtattttaaatatgttccatGACAAATCTTAACTACTGTTTAGCATCTAAACTGATATTTACATTGATGAAAAGACTTGAATAATACAATATTGATACtttaaaaacttaattagaatGATTTGTAgtttaaggaccaaattaaaatatgaaaaattgttTAGGGATGTTTTTATGAAATTAACCCTAGGAAAAAAAAAGTGGGTAGGATAGCAGTAGGAAAGTGATAAGAAAAGCTGGCGTAGCAATGTTTTGACTTGGAAGAAGTCATATATAATCTGCCAATAGAGAAGCTCAGTCTCCACACACCTCCTTTCCTTTTAGTTGACCGACTTTACTTCCTACAATTTCTATATAAACCCCTTTAACTCACACCAATTTTAACTCTcacttgaaaattttcttttgttttcttggaCTTGATTGAATTTTAAGGAAATTAGAAGATAAATATGGCTCTTGAAGCTCTGAAATCTCCAACAATGGCGACTGCCCCTTACAGCAACAAGTACGAAGACATCGACAACAATTACGTCGATACATGGAAGAAAGGCAAGCGTTCAAAGCGACAACGCGACGACGAGTCTTCTTCTTCtccgccgccgccgccgccgccgccacCGACGAATGAAGAAGAGTACCTTGCTCTTTGTCTCATCATGCTAGCTCGTGGTGGTTCCACCACTGAAAACGCCGTGACAGACGGTGGAAACGATGACCATCGTATGTCTTCTTCTTCGTCAGCACCGGCACCAGCGGCTTTGAAGTTGTCTTACAAGTGCAGTGTTTGTAACAAGGCTTTCCCTTCCTACCAAGCTCTAGGTGGACATAAAGCCAGCCACCGTAAATCCTCCACCGATGCTAAACCCGATAATCAATCCATCACCACCAACAGTACCACTGCCAGCGGGGAAACCGGCGGTAACGGTAAAGCCCATAAGTGTTCTATCTGCCATAAGTCTTTCCCTACAGGCCAAGCTTTGGGAGGTCACAAACGCTGTCACTACGAAGGCGGaaacaccaccaccaccaccaacaacaacaacaagagCAGTAGCGTCAGCTTGAGTGGGGTGACGGTGTCGGACGGTGGCGCGTTGAGCCAAACCCGTTGCGTCGACTTTGACTTTGACCTAAACTTGCCCGCTTTGTGCGAGTTGGAAAACAAGGATGGAAGCAGATTTAGTCAAATCTATACAGAGCAAGAGGTTGAAAGTCCATTGCCGACCAAGAAACCACGTTTTATGACAGCTTCTTTAGCACAACATTAATTTCATTAGTGTTTATAGGAATTAAACATAGAGTGAGTTcatttattttgggatttatgtttttctttttccattgatTTTTGGGATTTCTATTTGATCTTCTTTATGAATTCATTCATTATTTGTGACCTCTACTGTTGTATATTCAATTACTGGCCTCATAATCCATTGATTCATTTCTTCTAAGGGTTAATActatttgatatataaatttttaatattaattttgatatcttatatttttttcaatttagtatttaattttgatatttaatttaatttttcgatCAAATAAAATTACATGACTCGATTCGATAAATTTTtgtcttatatatttttatctatcaaattaaaaaaatttaatgattaaaaataacattgaaattaaattaaattaaagtattaaatagAGAATAATATAtgtaccaaattaaatattaaaattaaattcgtTAATCAAATTATACGAtaactataaattttaaattataaaaaaaaatatatttttaattttaaaatattttattttattctaaataaaaattaaatttaaacaagacaatataaaattaatataaataaaacagaTTTGTATTAATTTCGTTGAGTTTActtaaaattatcaaaacacaaaaaagattaattaattttctattgatttaatttttttcaatctcCTATTCTTAGTTGTAATGGGAGTGGAGAGAGCTAAGCTAAGAACAAGGCAAAAGTGAATGCCGCGTGAAACAGCGAAGAGACAGCAGGCAAGGGACAAGGAGTCACGGAGGTGGTGGTGGTTTTATGTTTTACAGACAGGGAAAACCAGGCAGCCGGCCCATGTTAGGGGATCTAAAGAGATGGTTAACAGTTGAAACCGCCTAGATATCCATCATCTCCATGTGGGTTTCCATTACATGCTTTTCAATGCACGTGGCTGGCAATCTCACCGTCAATGGATCATAATGATCATCATGACCTTGTATAATACCTCTTCTAATGAAATTTAAGcggtaaaaattatattttgttcttttttttaaagaatagataaattaattataattaattaaattaaaaagtaaattaatttttttcttaaaaattttattaatttatatttttaataattaatgtaGTTAATGGAATAACCAAACAATATCATGTTATGTGTTATGTGTACCTGATTAactttaaatagtaaaaatagataaaattttaagagAAATATCAGTTTGATGTTTGATCTAACTTATAGAGAATAAATTGCTCTTTTTTAGTAAAGTGAAAAAATGTAATCCAAATCTTAATACAGGacttctttaatatttttaccaaattaagccaaaTCATATTTTGCCACTCCACCAAAACAATATTAGTTTTTCtatgaataatttaaataattaattacaatggTCTCTTGTTTAATCAAGTTAATGGAAAAAAGATTATCCATGGTCTGATAAGTTGACTTTTCTACAATTGataaaaaaatggtaaaagtaccatagaggtCCCCTATTTCAAGAATCAGATTGCATTTTATTCTCTCTagtgaaaaatgataaattagTCCTTACActttagatcaaagagtaaattggtccttccaattaaaaatttaatccatttatattgttaaaactaATATGGCTGACAGAATAACCAGATAATGACACATGGCATGCCACATATACCTTATGCTGACATATAAGGACAAATTTCTAATAGTGaaaatagatagaatttttaataaaatgatcaatttgctctttaatctagcATATATGAACtaatttgctcttttttttagtaaaaaggacAAAATCTCACTTCTAATAAATGAGCCTCCATAACACTTTTAccttaaaagatcataaatactAGTTTTAAATCGGTCAAAATATTCATCTAATCTTAATTATAGTATAAACAAAAATTcttattatttgtgaaatttcTAAACTTTCCTCACTAAGGACAATCAATCACGGCTTTTATGTTTTTCgtcaattttacataatttgattggtataataataaatttagctctaaTAATtcacacattctatcaattttctcatgatttaacaaatttagataACAATATGTTTGTAAATGTGTAAATGTcgaggctaaatttgttgaatttttttagaatcaagaccaaattaataaaatatgtaaacatcaagggctaaatttattattataccaatcaaaattatgcatAATTGAAAAAGAACATTAACATCATGATAaattgtccttagttgctcaTTTCTAAAATTGACAGATATTAAATTACTTCAATTCTTTTTAAAAGGattgatttgtttaattttgaaacGGAGAAGGACTAGGGAGATGTTTTACCAATTATCTATATAATAACTATTATATAATACAATCTTAAGTCCAATAAATTTTACCTTTTCATTAAAatctttttttaatacaaaataaaaattatcaactcaaataattcaaaaattttgagttaaCAATCTAACTCCGGATGGGTTTGTCTGTCCTAATTGTCTACGTAAATTAAGAACCGATGTAACGCCGTGTCATCGGCTATCCTTAACTCTCTTTACTCAAAAGTCTTGTATGCTTGTACGAATTCGATCCCACATCGAATGTGCGTGGCATATTATGATCAGTGCCAGCGCCATATATACTAATCCCACGGGATGCAATAATTAGCCTAAATAGTTTCCTTGTGGGGTAACTTTACTAGTAGATTATATCCCTTGATCGATTCCAGTTTTACAGATAAGGAGGAGAAACTAACACCTGGAAGCCTGCTATACTTTTGAGAGAGAGAGGGTCTGCTTTCTTGCTAAGAGATAGCCGTGAAGTACGAAACTACTTTTAGGGGCaggaaattattaattttatcatttttaatagttatatatttatat
Protein-coding sequences here:
- the LOC107908847 gene encoding zinc finger protein ZAT10-like, giving the protein MALEALKSPTMATAPYSNKYEDIDNNYVDTWKKGKRSKRQRDDESSSSPPPPPPPPPTNEEEYLALCLIMLARGGSTTENAVTDGGNDDHRMSSSSSAPAPAALKLSYKCSVCNKAFPSYQALGGHKASHRKSSTDAKPDNQSITTNSTTASGETGGNGKAHKCSICHKSFPTGQALGGHKRCHYEGGNTTTTTNNNNKSSSVSLSGVTVSDGGALSQTRCVDFDFDLNLPALCELENKDGSRFSQIYTEQEVESPLPTKKPRFMTASLAQH